A single Anopheles arabiensis isolate DONGOLA chromosome 2, AaraD3, whole genome shotgun sequence DNA region contains:
- the LOC120896389 gene encoding integrator complex subunit 12-like: MASALDIDPTFKHALKLLHSPHSDATEKIRNLLDELIKQRYGSGKTLINTLSKKHLAEEPLAGGSNLYVRKQKVIEPKPIPVINLDPDPEPIATGTIECIVSAPEALTMPPLSSGSILISTSDLEGNDEDDDVIMEEDKLKELEDLMCVVCRLMDVSSRNRLVECADCHALYHQECHKPVISEADANDEENAWYCTICRSKQTVVKLTTPAVVPTPPIPVATSPSPTIGSSSSKSSSHSKSGSSSKSAESSSSSSSSSSSKHKSSKSGNKSSDSSHERDRDRDRDRGERDRDRERDRDRDRDRDRDRERDRDRSSKSSSSGGGTGSSSSSSGAANAGSSAGNSVGTPNINIISADKRLQMMKKKAAKMQDSKRKHK; encoded by the coding sequence ATGGCATCAGCGCTAGATATTGATCCAACGTTCAAACATGCACTTAAGCTTCTCCACTCGCCCCACTCGGATGCGACAGAAAAGATACGTAATCTGCTGGACGAACTCATCAAGCAACGGTATGGCAGTGGGAAAACGCTAATTAACACCCTGAGCAAGAAGCACCTTGCCGAGGAGCCGCTTGCGGGTGGAAGCAATCTATACGTGCGCAAGCAGAAAGTAATCGAACCGAAGCCCATCCCGGTGATAAATCTCGATCCGGATCCGGAACCGATCGCAACCGGTACGATCGAGTGCATAGTGAGCGCACCGGAAGCACTGACCATGCCGCCGCTGTCGTCTGGTTCGATACTGATCTCTACCTCCGACCTGGAGGGTaacgacgaggacgatgaCGTCATCATGGAGGAAGATAAGCTGAAGGAACTGGAAGACTTGATGTGTGTCGTTTGCCGCTTGATGGACGTTAGCTCCCGTAACCGGCTGGTCGAATGTGCCGACTGTCACGCACTGTACCATCAGGAATGCCACAAACCCGTGATTTCGGAAGCGGACGCCAACGACGAGGAGAACGCTTGGTACTGCACGATCTGTCGCAGCAAACAGACGGTCGTCAAGCTGACAACTCCAGCGGTGGTGCCCACACCGCCCATACCCGTCGCAACATCGCCGTCGCCAACTATTGGCAGCTCGTCGTCAAAGTCATCGTCCCATTCGAAGagtggtagcagcagcaagtcTGCCGAATCGTCATCCAGCTCTAGCTCGTCCAGCAGTAGCAAGCACAAATCATCCAAGAGTGGCAACAAATCGTCCGATTCTTCGCACGAACGTGATAGGGATCGTGACCGTGACCGAGGCGagcgcgatcgcgatcgcgagCGGGACCGTGATCGCGATCGTGACCGCGACCGTGATCGCGAAAGAGATCGCGATAGGTCGTCCAAATCTTCTTCTAGCGGTGGTGGCACTggctcctcgtcgtcgtccagTGGGGCTGCGAATGCTGGCTCCAGTGCTGGAAATTCGGTTGGCACACCGAACATTAACATCATCAGCGCAGATAAACGATTGCAAATGATGAAGAAAAAGGCTGCCAAAATGCAAGATAGCAAAAGGAAGCACAAGTAG